In Fluviicola taffensis DSM 16823, the following are encoded in one genomic region:
- a CDS encoding SDR family oxidoreductase, translated as MKILITGSNGLLGQKIVKRCLKHHISFIATSKGVNRNPECPSENYIELDLVNSEEVEALIKAQKPTAIIHTAALTNVDYCELHPEECYFVNVRASNVLFEAAKKVKAHFQLLSTDFVFDGENGPYKEDDTVNPLSIYAQSKVDAEELLLNDSDTNWSIARTIIVYGTGFGLSRSNMILWALEALPKGEVMKLVDDQFRAPTWADDLAYGCVEIIKRNERGIFHLSGPVTRSVKAIVEEVGKALELENIAIETISSTTLNQAAKRPPRTGFDLSKAAQKLDYLPLDIQESIPLLLRDIDYYS; from the coding sequence ATGAAAATTCTGATTACGGGCTCTAATGGTTTGTTGGGACAAAAAATCGTCAAACGCTGTTTGAAACACCATATTTCATTTATTGCCACTTCGAAAGGAGTAAACCGAAATCCAGAATGCCCATCAGAGAATTACATTGAATTGGATTTGGTGAATTCGGAAGAAGTTGAGGCTTTGATTAAAGCCCAAAAACCAACAGCAATTATTCATACTGCTGCATTAACCAATGTGGACTATTGTGAATTACATCCCGAAGAATGCTACTTTGTAAATGTTCGCGCATCGAATGTCTTATTTGAAGCAGCGAAAAAAGTGAAGGCACATTTTCAACTATTGTCCACAGATTTTGTCTTCGATGGTGAAAACGGACCCTACAAGGAAGATGACACTGTAAATCCATTAAGTATTTATGCACAGTCGAAAGTAGATGCGGAAGAACTGTTATTGAATGATTCGGACACGAATTGGTCAATTGCCAGGACAATTATCGTATACGGAACAGGTTTCGGCTTATCTCGATCCAATATGATTCTATGGGCTTTAGAAGCTTTACCAAAAGGAGAAGTCATGAAATTAGTTGATGATCAGTTTCGTGCCCCAACTTGGGCAGATGACTTAGCTTATGGATGTGTTGAAATCATCAAACGGAATGAAAGGGGGATTTTTCACCTTTCCGGACCAGTAACAAGATCTGTCAAAGCAATTGTGGAAGAAGTTGGAAAAGCATTGGAATTAGAGAATATTGCCATCGAAACAATTTCTTCTACTACCTTGAATCAGGCTGCAAAGCGTCCACCAAGAACCGGTTTCGACCTCTCAAAAGCTGCTCAAAAATTGGATTATCTCCCTTTAGATATTCAAGAATCAATACCTCTCTTGTTGCGAGACATTGATTATTATAGCTAA
- a CDS encoding ComEA family DNA-binding protein: MTHFHYSKSTKRGIFIFTVLLIAVFVLPDLIQYFRPKSKIEINQWTIQEKQAVQKLSRETTTNYRKNWKEGRYSKPVSKFNPNEYTLEQWMALGLSEKQSAIVLKFTNRKIYSNEELKRVFVISNELFELIKDSTIYPERPKNFDKQTEYILEQELIVLDVNRVTLDEMLAARDISVFDAKQIIKYRDELGGFYSKDQLNEVWQATPEKVILWEKHIQIDLKNVKTININNCSSKQLSFHPYISWNLANSLVKLRTQIGSYKEVQEIKKSVLMTDELYEKLKHYLIVE, from the coding sequence ATGACACACTTTCACTATTCAAAATCTACTAAACGAGGCATCTTCATTTTCACTGTTCTGTTGATTGCTGTTTTCGTACTTCCCGACTTGATTCAATATTTCCGACCGAAATCGAAGATTGAAATAAATCAATGGACTATTCAAGAGAAACAAGCAGTCCAAAAGTTATCAAGAGAGACCACCACTAATTATCGAAAAAACTGGAAGGAAGGCCGTTATTCAAAACCTGTTTCTAAATTTAATCCCAATGAATATACTCTAGAGCAATGGATGGCTTTGGGGCTTTCGGAAAAACAAAGTGCCATCGTTCTCAAATTCACCAATCGAAAAATCTACTCCAATGAAGAATTGAAACGCGTTTTTGTGATTTCGAACGAACTTTTTGAGCTGATAAAAGATTCTACGATTTATCCAGAAAGACCAAAGAATTTTGATAAGCAAACGGAATATATTTTAGAACAAGAGCTGATTGTATTAGATGTCAATCGAGTTACATTGGATGAAATGTTAGCAGCTCGAGATATCAGTGTTTTTGATGCAAAGCAAATTATCAAATACCGAGATGAGTTAGGAGGGTTTTATTCAAAAGATCAATTAAATGAGGTTTGGCAGGCTACGCCAGAGAAAGTAATCCTTTGGGAAAAGCATATTCAAATTGATTTGAAGAACGTCAAAACAATCAATATCAACAACTGTAGCTCGAAACAATTATCATTTCATCCATATATTTCTTGGAATTTGGCAAATTCTCTCGTAAAATTGCGCACTCAAATCGGTTCTTACAAAGAAGTGCAAGAGATTAAAAAATCAGTTTTGATGACAGATGAACTGTATGAAAAGCTGAAACATTACCTTATAGTTGAATAA
- a CDS encoding adenine phosphoribosyltransferase translates to MIEEKIKGVIRDVIDFPKPGIVFKDITPIMLDPKLSKEIVDHLVSIYKDQNLDKIAGIESRGFLFGYPLAMELGIPFVLIRKAGKLPYHKISHSYDLEYGSATIEMHIDAVQKGEKVLIHDDLLATGGSASAAAELIQKCGGEVAGFNFLVGLNFLNGIEKLKNYSNNITNLVIY, encoded by the coding sequence ATGATAGAAGAAAAAATAAAGGGAGTTATTAGAGATGTTATTGATTTTCCAAAACCAGGAATAGTTTTCAAAGATATCACTCCAATCATGTTAGATCCTAAATTATCAAAAGAAATTGTCGATCATTTGGTTTCTATTTACAAAGATCAAAACCTAGATAAAATCGCTGGAATTGAAAGTCGTGGCTTTTTGTTTGGCTACCCACTGGCCATGGAACTAGGAATTCCTTTTGTATTGATTCGCAAGGCTGGAAAATTACCCTATCATAAAATTAGCCATTCTTATGACCTAGAATATGGCTCTGCTACTATTGAAATGCACATTGATGCAGTTCAAAAAGGAGAGAAGGTATTGATTCATGATGATTTATTAGCTACTGGTGGATCAGCTTCTGCAGCTGCGGAATTGATTCAGAAATGCGGAGGAGAAGTAGCTGGATTTAACTTCCTAGTAGGATTAAATTTTCTGAATGGGATTGAAAAATTGAAAAACTACTCTAATAATATTACTAATTTAGTGATTTATTAG
- a CDS encoding acyl-CoA dehydrogenase family protein codes for MNFELNENQLMITQMVRDFAERQIRPNMNKWDAEEHFPVDIMKEMGKLGLLGIYIPEQYGGSGFSYMEYATALMELGKVCGGIGLSVAAHNSLCTGHIYYHGNEEQKKKYLPKLTSGEFIGAWGLTEPNTGSDAMRMKCTAVKDGDYWVVNGAKNWITHGLSGDVAVVLIRTGELLDSNGITAFIVEKGTPGFSAVKIKDKLGVRASETAELIFDNVRLHESQVIGEVGQGFKQAMHILDGGRISIAALSCGIARGAYEASVKYAKEREQFGQPIGKFQAIGFKLADMATEVEAAELLTFQAADYKNRNQKMTTQGAFAKYFASEVSVRCGNEAVQIMGGYGYTKEYPAEKFLRDAKLMTIGEGTSEIQKLVISRELLK; via the coding sequence ATGAATTTTGAACTAAACGAGAATCAATTAATGATCACGCAAATGGTGCGTGATTTTGCGGAAAGACAAATCCGTCCAAACATGAATAAATGGGATGCGGAAGAGCATTTCCCAGTAGATATCATGAAAGAAATGGGAAAACTAGGTTTACTAGGAATATACATCCCAGAACAATACGGTGGTAGCGGTTTTTCCTACATGGAATATGCAACTGCACTAATGGAATTAGGAAAAGTATGTGGTGGAATTGGTTTGAGTGTTGCTGCACACAATTCCCTTTGTACAGGTCATATTTATTACCACGGAAACGAAGAACAAAAGAAAAAATATCTTCCAAAATTAACTTCGGGAGAATTTATCGGAGCATGGGGTCTGACTGAACCAAATACAGGTTCTGATGCGATGCGTATGAAATGTACGGCGGTGAAAGATGGTGATTATTGGGTAGTGAATGGTGCTAAAAACTGGATTACTCATGGTCTTTCAGGAGATGTAGCGGTTGTTTTGATCCGTACGGGAGAATTATTGGATTCGAATGGAATTACTGCTTTTATTGTTGAAAAAGGAACACCTGGATTTTCAGCTGTAAAAATCAAAGATAAATTAGGTGTTCGTGCATCTGAAACGGCTGAGTTGATTTTTGATAATGTGCGTTTGCATGAATCGCAAGTGATTGGCGAAGTAGGACAAGGGTTCAAACAAGCAATGCACATTTTAGATGGTGGACGTATTTCAATCGCAGCACTTTCTTGTGGAATTGCTCGTGGAGCTTACGAAGCATCTGTTAAATATGCGAAAGAGCGTGAGCAATTCGGTCAACCAATTGGTAAATTTCAGGCGATTGGATTCAAATTGGCTGATATGGCAACTGAAGTGGAAGCTGCAGAATTGTTGACATTCCAAGCTGCGGATTACAAGAATAGAAACCAAAAAATGACGACTCAAGGTGCATTTGCTAAATACTTCGCTTCTGAGGTTTCTGTTAGATGTGGAAATGAAGCTGTTCAGATTATGGGCGGTTACGGATACACAAAGGAGTATCCTGCTGAGAAATTCTTGCGCGATGCAAAATTGATGACTATTGGTGAAGGAACTTCTGAAATCCAAAAATTGGTTATTTCAAGAGAACTTTTGAAGTAG
- the rpsU gene encoding 30S ribosomal protein S21: MLIIPVKEGENIERALKKYKKKYDKTNVMKELRRRKEFVKPSVIDRQANIRAAYAQKMKSQEI, encoded by the coding sequence ATGTTAATCATTCCAGTTAAAGAAGGCGAGAACATCGAAAGAGCGCTTAAGAAGTACAAGAAGAAATATGACAAAACAAATGTCATGAAAGAATTACGTCGTCGTAAAGAATTCGTGAAACCATCTGTTATTGATCGTCAGGCGAACATTCGTGCAGCTTATGCTCAAAAAATGAAATCTCAAGAGATTTAA
- a CDS encoding tyrosine-type recombinase/integrase — protein MSYKDSFIHYLEVEKRYSKHTILAYEEDLNQFVSFSELKESVEWREVNYQLVRAWVVGLLESGQSNRTVSRKISCLRSFFKWLINEGKIGENPMLRIRGPKVEKRLPQFVKQTEIDGARIEGLFSSNFEGVRDRLMFELFYQTGIRLSELIELKNKDVSSVSIKVLGKRNKERIIPIGQELHEIILAYQSIKPGGPDSQILLFVKKDGRKLSPKFVYRKINTYLGSVTNVQKKSPHILRHTFATHMLNNGAGLETLKELLGHANLSATQVYTHNSFAQINSIYSHAHPRGRKK, from the coding sequence ATGTCCTATAAAGATTCCTTCATACATTATTTAGAAGTCGAGAAGCGGTATTCGAAACATACTATCTTGGCTTATGAAGAGGATTTAAATCAATTTGTTTCTTTTTCTGAATTAAAGGAATCTGTGGAATGGAGGGAGGTGAACTATCAATTGGTGCGCGCTTGGGTTGTGGGCCTTTTAGAGAGCGGTCAGAGTAATCGCACAGTTTCTCGTAAGATTTCATGTCTGCGTTCTTTTTTCAAGTGGTTAATAAACGAAGGGAAGATTGGAGAGAATCCAATGCTTCGGATTAGAGGTCCTAAAGTAGAGAAAAGACTTCCGCAATTTGTGAAACAGACAGAAATCGACGGGGCTAGAATTGAAGGGTTGTTTTCTTCCAATTTTGAAGGTGTACGAGACCGATTGATGTTTGAGTTGTTTTATCAAACTGGAATTCGTTTGAGTGAGCTGATTGAGTTGAAGAATAAAGATGTTTCCAGTGTAAGTATTAAAGTTTTAGGAAAGAGAAATAAGGAGCGCATTATTCCGATAGGTCAAGAATTGCACGAAATTATTTTGGCCTACCAATCCATAAAGCCAGGTGGGCCCGATAGCCAAATTTTGTTATTTGTCAAAAAAGATGGCAGGAAATTATCTCCAAAGTTTGTTTATAGAAAAATAAATACATATCTTGGAAGTGTAACGAATGTGCAAAAAAAGAGTCCGCATATCTTGCGTCACACGTTTGCAACGCACATGTTGAATAATGGTGCAGGACTGGAAACTCTGAAAGAACTTTTGGGGCATGCTAATTTATCTGCAACCCAAGTTTATACGCATAATTCGTTCGCGCAAATAAACTCGATATATTCACATGCTCACCCACGTGGGCGCAAAAAGTAA
- the hpf gene encoding ribosome hibernation-promoting factor, HPF/YfiA family, with product MDVKVHSIHFKADQKLIDFVNEKVEKLQVFFDHIIVGEVFLRLDKNSDGENKIAEVKILMPGKELFAKKQCKSFEEAADLCIDALRTQVKKYKSKLVN from the coding sequence ATGGACGTTAAAGTGCATTCTATCCATTTCAAAGCAGATCAAAAATTAATTGATTTCGTTAATGAGAAAGTTGAAAAACTTCAAGTTTTTTTTGATCATATAATTGTAGGGGAAGTTTTTTTGAGGTTGGACAAGAATTCTGATGGAGAAAATAAGATAGCAGAAGTGAAAATATTGATGCCCGGAAAAGAACTATTTGCAAAGAAACAATGCAAATCTTTTGAGGAAGCGGCAGATTTATGTATCGATGCCTTGCGAACACAGGTAAAAAAATACAAGAGTAAATTGGTTAATTAG
- the tuf gene encoding elongation factor Tu yields MAKENFNRSKPHVNIGTIGHVDHGKTTLTAAISSVLASKGLAAVRDFSSIDNAPEEKERGITINTSHIEYETLNRHYAHVDCPGHADYVKNMVTGAAQMDGAILVVAATDGPMPQTREHILLGKQVGVPRLVVFMNKVDMVDDAELLELVEMEVRELLSFYDYDGDNAPVIQGSALGALNGEAEWVAKIDELMDAVDTYIELPPRDVDKPFLMPVEDVFTITGRGTVATGRIETGVINSGDPVEILGMGEEKLTSTVTGVEMFRKILDRGEAGDNVGLLLRGIEKSQIKRGMVICKPGSVKPHADFKAEIYVLKKEEGGRHTPFHNRYRPQFYFRTTDVTGEIFLTDGREMVMPGDNVTITVKLIVPVAMDKGLRFAIREGGRTVGAGQVTELISA; encoded by the coding sequence ATGGCTAAGGAAAATTTTAATCGTTCCAAACCGCACGTTAACATCGGGACTATCGGGCACGTTGACCATGGTAAGACTACGTTAACAGCTGCAATCTCTAGCGTGTTAGCTTCTAAGGGATTGGCTGCGGTTCGTGATTTCTCTTCTATTGACAACGCTCCTGAAGAAAAAGAGCGTGGTATTACTATTAACACATCACACATCGAGTACGAAACTCTTAACCGTCACTACGCACACGTTGACTGTCCAGGTCACGCGGATTACGTAAAGAACATGGTTACTGGTGCTGCTCAGATGGATGGTGCTATCTTGGTTGTTGCTGCAACTGATGGTCCAATGCCTCAAACTCGTGAGCATATCCTATTAGGAAAACAAGTTGGTGTTCCTCGTTTAGTTGTATTCATGAATAAAGTGGATATGGTTGATGACGCTGAGTTGTTAGAACTAGTTGAAATGGAAGTTCGTGAATTGTTGTCTTTCTATGACTATGATGGTGACAATGCTCCAGTTATTCAAGGTTCTGCATTAGGTGCATTGAACGGAGAAGCTGAGTGGGTTGCTAAAATCGACGAATTAATGGATGCGGTTGATACTTATATCGAATTGCCTCCACGTGATGTTGATAAGCCTTTCTTGATGCCAGTTGAAGATGTATTTACGATTACAGGTCGTGGTACAGTAGCAACAGGACGTATCGAAACAGGTGTTATTAACTCTGGAGATCCAGTTGAGATCTTAGGGATGGGTGAAGAGAAATTGACTTCTACTGTAACTGGGGTTGAGATGTTCCGCAAAATCTTGGATAGAGGTGAAGCAGGTGACAACGTTGGTCTTTTATTACGTGGTATTGAGAAATCTCAAATCAAACGTGGAATGGTAATCTGTAAACCAGGTTCTGTTAAACCACACGCTGATTTCAAAGCTGAAATCTACGTATTGAAAAAAGAAGAAGGTGGACGTCACACTCCATTCCATAACAGATACCGTCCTCAGTTTTACTTCCGTACAACTGACGTTACTGGAGAGATTTTCTTGACAGACGGACGTGAGATGGTTATGCCAGGTGATAACGTAACAATTACTGTTAAGTTGATCGTTCCTGTAGCAATGGACAAAGGTTTACGTTTTGCAATCCGTGAGGGTGGTAGAACTGTAGGTGCTGGTCAAGTTACAGAGCTTATCTCAGCTTAA
- the secE gene encoding preprotein translocase subunit SecE — translation MSKFRNYFSETITEMTQNVTWPTWKELQSNSLIVVIASVIFALLVFAMDTVFGITGTTTSAWKGAIGFIYSFF, via the coding sequence ATGTCAAAGTTTAGAAATTATTTTAGCGAAACAATTACTGAGATGACTCAGAACGTTACGTGGCCGACGTGGAAGGAATTACAGAGCAATTCACTGATTGTGGTTATTGCATCTGTGATTTTTGCATTGTTGGTCTTCGCTATGGATACTGTTTTTGGAATCACAGGAACTACCACTTCTGCATGGAAGGGTGCGATTGGATTTATCTATTCTTTCTTTTAA
- the nusG gene encoding transcription termination/antitermination protein NusG, giving the protein MGDIKKRWYVVRAVSGKEKKVKEYLDLEISRLKLDDYVSQVLIPTEKVFQIRNGKKISKEKAYLPGYVLIEAALLGEVPHVIKGIPNVIGFLGAEKGGDPQPMRLSEVNRILGKVDELSETEEELKIPFVIGESVKVIDGPFNNFSGVVDEINEDKKKLKVMVKIFGRKNLLELSYMQVEKEG; this is encoded by the coding sequence ATGGGAGATATTAAAAAACGTTGGTACGTAGTACGTGCAGTGAGTGGAAAAGAGAAAAAGGTTAAAGAATATTTGGATCTTGAAATTTCTCGCCTGAAACTGGATGATTATGTGTCTCAAGTATTGATTCCAACTGAGAAAGTTTTTCAAATCCGTAATGGAAAGAAAATCTCAAAGGAAAAAGCATATTTACCAGGATATGTATTGATTGAAGCGGCATTGTTAGGTGAGGTTCCTCACGTAATTAAAGGAATTCCAAATGTAATTGGATTCTTAGGTGCTGAAAAAGGGGGAGACCCACAACCAATGCGTTTATCCGAAGTAAATAGAATCTTAGGAAAAGTAGACGAATTGTCTGAAACAGAAGAGGAATTGAAAATCCCATTTGTTATCGGAGAATCGGTTAAGGTGATTGATGGACCTTTCAATAACTTCTCAGGAGTTGTTGATGAAATCAATGAAGACAAGAAGAAACTGAAAGTAATGGTTAAAATCTTCGGTCGTAAGAATCTTTTGGAGCTTAGCTACATGCAAGTCGAAAAAGAAGGATAA
- the rplK gene encoding 50S ribosomal protein L11, translated as MAKEVAALIKLQIKGGQANPAPPVGPALGAKGVNIMEFCKQYNARTQDKPGKVLPCVITVYSDKSFDFVIKTPPAAVQIIDTVKLKKGSSEPNKSKVGTMTWDQVRAIAEDKMPDMNCFTVDSAMTMVAGTARSMGVTVKGGEAPATK; from the coding sequence ATGGCTAAAGAAGTAGCAGCATTGATCAAATTACAGATCAAAGGTGGTCAAGCCAATCCAGCTCCTCCAGTTGGTCCTGCACTTGGTGCAAAAGGGGTCAACATTATGGAATTTTGCAAGCAGTATAATGCTCGTACGCAAGATAAGCCAGGAAAGGTATTACCATGTGTGATTACTGTTTACAGTGACAAATCATTTGATTTCGTCATCAAAACTCCTCCAGCAGCTGTGCAAATTATCGACACTGTTAAGCTTAAAAAAGGTTCTTCTGAGCCTAATAAAAGCAAAGTTGGTACAATGACTTGGGATCAAGTTCGTGCTATCGCAGAAGATAAAATGCCAGATATGAATTGTTTTACTGTTGATTCAGCTATGACTATGGTAGCTGGTACAGCACGTAGTATGGGTGTAACTGTTAAAGGAGGTGAAGCTCCCGCAACTAAATAA
- the rplA gene encoding 50S ribosomal protein L1, which yields MGRISKKRKEVLAKYDLTKTYTLVEACDLVKNITTTKFDASVDISVRLGVDPRKANQMVRGTVALPHGTGKDVRVLVLCTPDKEAEAKAAGAEFVGLDEFIEKIKGGWTDIDVIITMPSVMGKVGALGRILGPRGLMPNPKTGTVTMEVGKAVEEVKAGKIDFKVDKFGNIHSSVGKASFEGAKIRENANELIQQLIKLKPSAAKGTYIKSIYISSTMSPSIQIDAKSVVA from the coding sequence ATGGGAAGAATTTCTAAAAAAAGAAAAGAAGTTTTAGCAAAGTATGATTTGACTAAAACTTACACCTTGGTAGAAGCGTGTGATTTAGTAAAAAACATTACAACTACTAAGTTCGATGCATCAGTAGACATTTCTGTACGCTTAGGTGTAGATCCACGTAAAGCGAACCAAATGGTTCGTGGTACAGTTGCATTGCCTCACGGAACAGGTAAGGACGTACGAGTACTAGTACTTTGTACTCCAGACAAAGAAGCTGAAGCAAAAGCAGCAGGTGCTGAATTCGTTGGATTGGATGAATTCATTGAGAAAATCAAAGGTGGTTGGACAGACATCGACGTAATTATTACAATGCCTTCAGTGATGGGTAAAGTAGGAGCTCTAGGACGTATCTTAGGACCTCGTGGTTTAATGCCAAACCCAAAAACAGGTACTGTAACAATGGAAGTTGGTAAAGCTGTTGAAGAAGTGAAAGCAGGTAAAATTGATTTCAAAGTTGATAAATTTGGTAATATTCACTCATCAGTAGGGAAAGCTAGCTTCGAAGGAGCTAAAATTCGTGAGAATGCAAATGAATTAATCCAACAATTAATCAAATTGAAACCATCTGCTGCAAAAGGTACTTACATTAAAAGTATCTATATCAGCTCTACAATGTCTCCAAGTATCCAAATTGATGCTAAATCTGTTGTAGCTTAA
- the rplJ gene encoding 50S ribosomal protein L10: protein MNKDQKAQYIEDLAQDLSKANIFYLADTASLTVETINQLRRRCFQQGIELRVVKNTLLAKAMAKVEGRNYDNLASVLSGPTSIMFAEVGNAPAKLIKDFRKKNDKPVLKGAYIEEAIFIGDNQLDTLEAIKSREELIGDIIGLLQSPAKNVISGLTSGGSKIAGILKTLEERA, encoded by the coding sequence ATGAATAAAGATCAAAAAGCACAGTACATTGAAGATCTTGCTCAAGATTTATCGAAAGCAAACATCTTCTATCTTGCAGATACAGCATCTCTTACAGTTGAAACAATCAACCAATTACGCCGTCGTTGTTTTCAACAAGGTATCGAACTACGTGTAGTTAAGAATACATTGTTGGCTAAAGCAATGGCTAAGGTTGAAGGTAGAAATTACGATAACTTAGCATCTGTGTTAAGCGGTCCAACATCTATCATGTTTGCTGAAGTAGGAAATGCCCCTGCAAAATTGATTAAAGATTTCCGTAAGAAAAATGATAAGCCTGTTCTTAAAGGAGCTTATATTGAAGAAGCAATCTTTATTGGTGATAACCAATTGGATACGTTAGAAGCAATCAAGTCTCGTGAAGAATTAATTGGTGACATCATCGGATTACTACAAAGCCCAGCGAAAAATGTTATTTCTGGTCTTACAAGTGGTGGATCTAAAATTGCTGGAATCCTTAAAACGCTCGAAGAAAGAGCATAA
- the rplL gene encoding 50S ribosomal protein L7/L12, with translation MADLKQIAETLVNLTVKEVNELATILKDEYGIEPAAAAAVMVAGGGAGAGEAAAEQTEFDVILKAGGANKLAVVKLVKELTGNGLKESKDLVDGAPATLKEGVSKDEAAALKTQLEEAGAEVEIK, from the coding sequence ATGGCTGATTTAAAACAAATCGCAGAAACATTGGTTAACCTTACAGTAAAAGAAGTTAACGAGTTAGCAACAATCTTGAAAGACGAGTACGGTATTGAGCCTGCTGCTGCTGCTGCAGTAATGGTAGCTGGTGGTGGTGCTGGAGCTGGTGAAGCTGCTGCTGAACAAACAGAATTCGATGTAATCTTGAAAGCTGGTGGTGCTAACAAACTTGCTGTAGTTAAGTTGGTTAAAGAATTAACTGGTAACGGATTGAAAGAGTCTAAAGACTTAGTTGACGGAGCTCCTGCTACATTGAAAGAAGGTGTTTCTAAAGACGAAGCTGCTGCTTTGAAAACTCAGCTTGAAGAAGCGGGTGCTGAAGTAGAGATCAAGTAA